A window from Megalobrama amblycephala isolate DHTTF-2021 linkage group LG21, ASM1881202v1, whole genome shotgun sequence encodes these proteins:
- the LOC125257046 gene encoding CCN family member 3-like yields the protein MSNSMLKNTFAIICAQVAVCALVWTQCPSRCSCPAEHPPCAPGVSIILDDCACCVVCARQHGELCSQTSPCETRKGLRCVYGGGAHKRTGVCVAHEGDACLLGGTFYQNGDVFFPSCKYQCICKDGQIGCVPRCKLDVMLPGPDCPFPRSIQVPGECCEKWVCDSHAEISALGGFAMAAYRQEETVGIGQWDSSVNCIEQTTEWSACSKTCGMGMSTRVTNKNQHCEMIKQSRLCMIRPCESLNKQRTTTREDRCLRTRRNTETYFTFKNCTSVQSYKPQFCGLCRDGRCCTPHSTKTAQVEFQCPEGKIIRRPMMFINTCVSHHHCPRDNNINQLSASTGYSGLQL from the exons ATGTCAAACAGCATGCTGAAAAATACATTTGCCATAATCTGTGCACAG GTGGCTGTCTGCGCACTGGTGTGGACGCAGTGCCCCTCTCGCTGCAGCTGTCCGGCTGAACATCCGCCGTGCGCTCCCGGTGTGAGCATTATTCTGGATGACTGCGCCTGTTGTGTGGTGTGCGCCAGGCAGCACGGTGAACTCTGCTCTCAAACCAGTCCCTGCGAAACGCGAAAGGGTCTCAGGTGCGTTTACGGTGGTGGTGCACACAAGAGGACTGGTGTATGTGTAG CTCATGAAGGAGACGCATGCCTATTAGGTGGCACTTTCTATCAAAATGGAGATGTATTTTTTCCGAGCTGCAAATATCAGTGTATCTGTAAGGATGGTCAGATTGGATGTGTGCCACGCTGTAAACTGGATGTGATGCTTCCAGGGCCTGATTGCCCCTTTCCACGAAGTATCCAAGTTCCAGGAGAATGTTGTGAGAAATGGGTGTGTGATTCTCATGCTGAGATCAGTGCACTTGGTGGCTTTGCAATGGCTG CTTACAGACAGGAAGAGACAGTTGGCATTGGCCAGTGGGACTCCAGTGTAAACTGTATTGAGCAGACCACGGAATGGAGTGCCTGCTCAAAAACCTGTGGTATGGGAATGTCCACCAGAGTAACTAATAAGAACCAGCACTGTGAGATGATCAAGCAGAGCAGACTTTGTATGATCAGACCCTGTGAAAGCCTGAACAAGCAGAGAACCACAACA aGGGAAGACAGGTGTCTAAGAACAAGGAGAAACACTGAAACCTACTTCACCTTCAAGAATTGCACAAGCGTTCAATCCTACAAGCCCCAGTTTTGTGGACTGTGCAGAGATGGCCGGTGCTGCACCCCTCACAGCACTAAGACAGCTCAGGTGGAGTTCCAGTGTCCTGAGGGTAAGATCATCAGGAGACCAATGATGTTTATTAATACCTGTGTTTCTCATCATCACTGCCCACGTGATAACAACATCAACCAGCTTTCTGCTAGCACCGGTTACAGTGGACTTCAGCTCTAA
- the LOC125256976 gene encoding uncharacterized protein LOC125256976 has translation MDVAKNIADELNRGRYTENVLKYFFEKPDDYEQALTDSEDDLSDDESSIIRLNNIPNLQLSEDEDEEECIGLASDELDRKISEAISIVTFDGDKDREMVKIRNFDCKCCTRRKENSLHGRQSCSQKLSPDIMYNIRLDSLAAEKEWQDMRIIGHLEANRRTVQTSEMVTSTKKTPTKRKCARTTYFIGGNEICKNTFLFLMGIGKDTLADIVKHYEENGARPRLRKKHSLPRPPARFIRPEDINRVVDFIKNYAEDNAIMLPGRQPGHKDWHVKLLPTHVSKASVWRLYVKSAKELGERAVCKTSFKALWDRLLPHIKSCWPRTDLCWQCQSNNEQLIRSANLPDDRKSEAVKKQQDHLSLVQKERAVYNDMTAACKKICSGSNLSFGPSLPASKKIRMHYSFDFAQQLHFPSNPLQPGPMYFLTPRKCGLFGVSCEGLQKQVNYLIDEGMSSTKGSNEVISYMHHFFGNFGVGETEVIFIVTTVVGRTRTTSCSGTLPGGLDTSFTIKLKSTSLLLATPSFPLTVALDSSSKPT, from the exons ATGGACGTCGCAAAGAATATCGCAGACGAGctgaaccgtggccgttacaccgaaaatgttttgaagtacttcttcgaaAAGCCGGATGattatgaacaagcgctcactgattctgaagacgatctgagcgacgatgaaagcAGCATAATAAGACTGAATAATATCCCTAATCTGCAACTGAGCGAAGATGAAGACGAGGAAGAATGTATCGGACTGGCGTCAGACGAGTTGGACCGTAAGATATCAGAGGCTATATCGATAGTAACATTTGATGGGGATAAAGACAGAGAAATGGTGAAAATCCGTAACTTTGACTGTAAATGCTGCACGAGGAGAAAAGAGAACTCTCTGCATGGGAGACAGTCATGTAGCCAGAAGCTTTCTCCAGATATTATGTACAACATACGGCTGGATTCTTTAGCTGCGGAAAAAGAGTGGCAGGACATGCGaattattggacatttagaggcaaacagacgcacagtgcaaacttcggagatggttacatccacaaagaagacaccgacaaagagaaagtgtgcccGAACGACTTATTTCATTGGAGGCAACGAGATCTGCAAGAAtacttttctgtttcttatggg CATTGGCAAAGACACCCTGGCTGATATAGTCAAACACTATGAGGAGAATGGCGCAAGACCACGTTTGAGGAAGAAGCACTCACTGCCACGTCCGCCAGCCAGGTTCATCAGGCCTGAGGATATCAACAGAGTTGTGGACTTCATAAAAAACTATGCAGAAGACAATGCCATCATGCTGCCTGGCCGACAGCCTGGGCATAAGGATTGGCATGTGAAGTTGCTGCCAACTCATGTGTCCAAGGCCTCAGTGTGGCGTCTCTACGTGAAGTCTGCTAAGGAGCTTG GTGAGCGTGCAGTTTGTAAAACCAGCTTCAAAGCACTGTGGGACCGACTTCTCCCACACATCAAAAGTTGCTGGCCACGCACAGATCTCTGCTGGCAGTGCCAAAGCAATAATGAGCAGCTGATACGAAGTGCAAACCTCCCAGATGACAGAAAGTCTGAAGCAGTAAAGAAGCAACAAGATCATCTTTCCCTTGTGCAGAAAGAGAGGGCTGTGTACAACGACATGACTGCTGCCTGCAAAAAGATTTGCTCTGGCTCTAACCTGTCTTTTGGACCGTCCCTACCAGCAAGCAAGAAGATTAGGATGCATTACAGTTTTGATTTTGCTCAGCAG TTACACTTTCCCTCAAACCCTCTCCAGCCAGGACCAATGTACTTCCTGACCCCACGGAAATGTGGCCTATTTGGTGTTTCCTGTGAAGGGCTGCAGAAACAGGTGAATTACCTGATTGATGAAGGCATGTCATCTACTAAGGGAAGCAATGAAGTCATCAGCTACATGCATCATTTCTTCGGCAACTTTGGAGTTGGAGAAACAGAGGTGATCTTCATTGTGACAACTGTAGTGGGCAGAACAAGAACAACTTCATGCTCTGGTACCTTGCCTGGCGGGTTGGACACAAGCTTCACGATAAAATTGAAATCCACTTCCTTATTGCTGGCCACACCAAGTTTTCCCCTGACTGTGGCTTTGGACTCATCAAGCAAGCCTACATGA